A single region of the Rathayibacter rathayi genome encodes:
- a CDS encoding glutathionylspermidine synthase family protein translates to MRSWPGLSLASRLARWVTPPLPSRAPPTSTAPPLTDEVGFSFYDLPAEGGRPYWNESAAYSFTPAEVDLLERATSELFDLCMEACERVVRHGRFDLAYDNAGTVKLLEFNADTPTSLVETAAAQRQWLLETQGPDADQFNSLHEQLIQQWRGFGSSGKSGFGSTVGG, encoded by the coding sequence GTGCGGTCATGGCCAGGCCTTTCGCTCGCATCGAGGCTAGCGCGGTGGGTAACGCCGCCCCTGCCCTCCCGCGCACCCCCGACCTCCACCGCACCCCCACTTACAGACGAGGTCGGCTTCAGCTTCTACGATCTCCCCGCCGAGGGCGGGCGGCCGTACTGGAACGAGTCCGCGGCCTACTCCTTCACCCCGGCCGAGGTGGACCTCCTCGAGCGCGCGACATCGGAACTCTTCGACCTGTGCATGGAGGCGTGCGAGCGCGTGGTGCGGCACGGCCGCTTCGATCTCGCCTACGACAACGCGGGCACCGTGAAGCTGCTCGAGTTCAACGCCGACACCCCGACCTCGCTGGTCGAGACGGCCGCGGCCCAGCGGCAGTGGCTGCTCGAGACGCAGGGGCCGGACGCCGACCAGTTCAACAGCCTGCACGAGCAGCTGATCCAGCAGTGGCGCGGCTTCGGCTCCTCCGGCAAGTCCGGCTTCGGCTCCACCGTCGGCGGCTGA
- a CDS encoding hydroxymethylglutaryl-CoA lyase — MTALAAARLRDVTLRDGLQLTGKLLTTSRKVDLARTVLAAGVPELEIGSLARGDLVPPMADTLDVIAALTPEELERCWVWVATPGHVERAAAAGARRFQYCFSASDSHNLANVGRPTEASLAAMPEAVALAESVGGRIQLCIATSFTCPFEGPVDPERVLAIARDPRAEGAADVVVCDTLGQAHAGEVSSLISRVAAETPPREIVFHGHDTWGSGVANAIAAVQAGAAVVDGALGGLGGCPFAPGASGNTATEDLLFALRPDWFTPGALAILVGESESLLAELGEPGRSKAAQGARSNAQAFPWALPG, encoded by the coding sequence ATGACCGCGCTCGCCGCTGCGCGCCTGCGCGACGTCACCCTCCGCGACGGCCTGCAGCTCACCGGCAAGCTCCTGACCACCTCGCGCAAGGTCGACCTCGCGCGCACGGTGCTCGCCGCGGGGGTGCCCGAGCTGGAGATCGGGTCGCTTGCGCGCGGCGACCTCGTGCCTCCGATGGCGGACACCCTCGACGTGATCGCCGCGCTCACCCCCGAGGAGCTGGAGCGGTGCTGGGTGTGGGTCGCGACTCCGGGCCATGTGGAGCGGGCCGCCGCCGCGGGGGCGCGACGCTTCCAGTACTGCTTCTCGGCGTCCGACTCGCACAACCTGGCCAACGTCGGCCGGCCGACAGAGGCGAGCCTGGCCGCGATGCCGGAGGCGGTGGCGCTCGCCGAGAGTGTCGGCGGGCGGATCCAGCTGTGCATCGCCACCTCGTTCACCTGCCCGTTCGAGGGGCCGGTCGATCCGGAGCGCGTGCTCGCGATCGCGCGCGATCCGCGGGCGGAGGGGGCGGCCGACGTGGTCGTCTGCGACACGCTCGGGCAGGCCCACGCCGGCGAGGTGTCGTCGCTCATCTCGCGCGTCGCCGCCGAGACTCCGCCCCGCGAGATCGTGTTCCACGGGCACGACACCTGGGGCTCGGGGGTCGCGAACGCGATCGCGGCCGTGCAGGCCGGGGCGGCGGTGGTTGACGGCGCGCTCGGCGGCCTCGGTGGTTGCCCGTTCGCTCCGGGGGCCAGCGGAAACACCGCGACCGAGGACCTCCTGTTCGCCCTGCGCCCCGACTGGTTCACCCCCGGCGCGCTCGCGATCCTTGTCGGCGAGTCGGAGTCGCTGCTCGCCGAGCTCGGTGAGCCCGGCCGCTCGAAGGCCGCGCAGGGCGCCCGCTCGAATGCGCAGGCCTTCCCCTGGGCGCTGCCCGGCTGA
- a CDS encoding thiamine pyrophosphate-dependent enzyme — MARGRRGALGELADLTGAVTASSVLGLGTFPSRSHDVGVLGGFGATGALSLVHDADLALVVGSSLDRHFLRSGGLFAPGTRVIQVDITAAATDIRVDDYIRGDARLVAEALVAELRTRGRSQGVWRDCVDPDIHLARDEGDQRAADGRLDPRSTAVALAELLPEDRVVVTDGGHFLGWPIMHWPHTSPERLVTLGTAFQAVGLGIPAVVGAALARPETTVVLVTGDGGGLMALADLESAIRVAAGRGVAVVWNDAAYGAELNVYGALGLAEGPMLIPEVDFAGVAASLGAEGVVVRTMADLGALAVWTGRDPVERPFLLLDLRISPQIVAPYLLDLLHAAAAC; from the coding sequence CTGGCTCGCGGACGCCGGGGCGCTCTGGGCGAACTCGCCGACCTCACGGGGGCCGTCACAGCGTCGAGCGTCCTCGGTCTGGGAACCTTCCCCTCCCGCAGCCACGACGTCGGAGTACTGGGCGGCTTCGGTGCGACGGGGGCGCTCTCGCTCGTGCACGACGCCGACCTCGCGCTTGTGGTCGGTTCCTCGTTGGACCGCCACTTCCTGCGGTCCGGTGGACTGTTCGCCCCCGGCACCCGCGTCATTCAGGTCGACATCACCGCAGCCGCGACGGACATCCGAGTCGACGACTACATTCGGGGCGACGCTCGCCTGGTCGCCGAGGCCCTGGTCGCGGAGCTGCGCACCCGCGGCCGCTCGCAGGGCGTGTGGCGCGACTGCGTCGATCCGGACATCCACCTGGCCCGGGACGAAGGCGACCAGCGGGCCGCGGACGGCCGGCTCGATCCGCGTTCCACAGCCGTCGCGCTGGCGGAACTCCTGCCGGAGGACCGCGTCGTCGTCACCGACGGCGGGCACTTCCTCGGCTGGCCGATCATGCACTGGCCGCACACCTCACCCGAGCGCTTGGTGACCCTCGGCACCGCGTTCCAGGCGGTCGGCCTGGGGATCCCGGCGGTGGTGGGGGCAGCGCTGGCGAGACCGGAAACGACGGTGGTCCTGGTCACCGGCGACGGCGGCGGCCTGATGGCACTCGCCGATCTCGAGTCCGCCATCCGCGTGGCGGCCGGCCGGGGCGTCGCCGTGGTGTGGAACGACGCCGCCTACGGTGCCGAACTCAACGTCTACGGAGCGTTGGGCCTCGCCGAAGGCCCGATGCTGATCCCCGAGGTCGACTTCGCGGGAGTCGCCGCGAGCCTCGGCGCCGAGGGCGTGGTCGTCCGCACGATGGCGGACCTGGGCGCCCTTGCGGTGTGGACCGGACGAGACCCCGTCGAGCGGCCGTTCCTCCTCCTGGACCTGCGTATCTCGCCGCAGATCGTGGCGCCGTATCTGCTGGATCTGCTTCACGCCGCCGCGGCGTGCTGA
- a CDS encoding NAD(P)/FAD-dependent oxidoreductase codes for MTDPGAARHDVLIIGGGNAGLSTAGRLRRSGVVDVAVIEPRSTHVYQPMLSHVAGGTAPASAATRPQGSVTPKGVVWIQDRVETIDPVAYSVTLLSGRRIGYGQLVVCPGIQKDWAAVPGLQEAMDSPFGVSNYEYEYARKASRVLREVRSGTVVFTQPGGPGTCSGASQKPMYLACDYWRATGVLDRIRVVLVVPTPTLFGMPLIDSELERKVAEYGIEVRYGRELVEVDAGERRVVLAVDERATALPGPDRAQRWTDGPRETIAYDVLHAVPPQSAPDWLAGTGLAAEGDEGGFVEVDPLTLRHPRFPDVWALGDAAATVNSKSGGALRQQTTTLAKNLVAAQKGRPLPRVYNGYSVCPFVVSRSSVVFAEFDDRYRPKPTIPFWTGLAKERRVTFIADRRVLPWVYWNLILQGRA; via the coding sequence ATGACCGATCCCGGCGCAGCCCGCCACGACGTCCTCATCATCGGCGGCGGCAACGCCGGCCTCTCCACGGCGGGGCGACTGCGGCGCTCCGGAGTAGTGGACGTCGCGGTGATCGAGCCCCGATCCACCCACGTCTACCAGCCGATGCTCTCCCACGTCGCCGGCGGCACCGCACCGGCGTCGGCCGCGACCCGGCCCCAGGGCTCGGTGACGCCGAAGGGGGTCGTCTGGATCCAGGACCGCGTCGAGACGATCGACCCGGTCGCGTACTCGGTCACCCTCCTCTCAGGCCGCCGCATCGGCTACGGGCAGCTCGTGGTCTGCCCCGGGATCCAGAAGGACTGGGCCGCGGTACCCGGGCTGCAGGAGGCGATGGACTCGCCGTTCGGAGTGTCGAACTACGAGTACGAGTACGCGCGCAAGGCGTCCCGTGTGCTCCGCGAGGTCCGCTCGGGCACCGTGGTCTTCACGCAGCCCGGCGGCCCCGGCACCTGCTCCGGCGCCTCGCAGAAGCCGATGTACCTCGCCTGCGATTACTGGCGGGCGACCGGGGTTCTCGACCGCATCCGCGTCGTGCTCGTCGTGCCGACCCCCACCCTGTTCGGGATGCCGCTGATCGACTCCGAGCTGGAGCGGAAGGTGGCGGAGTATGGGATCGAGGTCCGCTACGGACGCGAGCTGGTCGAGGTGGACGCGGGCGAGCGGAGGGTCGTCCTCGCCGTCGACGAGCGCGCCACAGCGCTCCCCGGCCCCGACCGGGCACAGCGCTGGACCGACGGCCCGCGCGAGACGATCGCCTACGACGTGCTGCACGCCGTCCCCCCGCAGTCGGCCCCCGATTGGCTGGCCGGCACCGGACTGGCCGCCGAGGGCGACGAGGGCGGCTTCGTCGAGGTCGATCCGCTGACCCTGCGGCACCCGCGGTTCCCCGACGTCTGGGCGCTCGGCGACGCCGCGGCCACGGTCAACTCGAAGTCAGGAGGAGCGCTGCGCCAGCAGACCACCACGCTCGCGAAGAACCTGGTCGCCGCGCAGAAGGGCCGCCCGCTCCCCCGTGTCTACAACGGTTACTCGGTCTGCCCCTTCGTGGTCTCGCGCTCGAGCGTCGTCTTCGCCGAGTTCGACGACCGCTACCGCCCGAAGCCGACGATCCCCTTCTGGACGGGCCTGGCGAAGGAGCGGCGCGTCACCTTCATCGCCGACCGCCGCGTGCTGCCGTGGGTGTACTGGAACCTGATCCTCCAGGGCCGGGCCTGA
- a CDS encoding CaiB/BaiF CoA transferase family protein, with the protein MTAPLPLAGVRVLELGNFIAAPTAGRLLADFGAEVIKVERPGTGDELRRWRLHEGSETSLLFHTINRNKRSVTLDLRTDEGRDTVRRLVAECDVVLENFRPGTLERWGIGPDVLDEARPGIVIGRISAFGQTGPLSARPGFAAVAEAMGGFRELVGDPDRPPVRVGVSIGDSIAGLYAGYGVMMALFQRETRGAAGLGPAPLAERVVDVALHEAMFSMTESLIPDYQAHGIVRERVGGRMEGIAPTNAYTCADGSSIVIAGNADAIFQRLMVVIGRSDLGEDPALASNEQRWLRRDELDAAIGEWTAGRTGAEALAVLDDEGVPSGPIYTAADISASEQYAARGMIQPFDVEDPGGTLRGVGFPGIVPVLGGRSLPIRSLAPELGGDTEEVLRMLRGADPASPSAAEEAGR; encoded by the coding sequence ATGACCGCACCCCTCCCGCTCGCGGGCGTCCGCGTCCTCGAGCTCGGCAACTTCATCGCCGCACCGACCGCGGGGCGGCTGCTAGCCGACTTCGGCGCCGAGGTCATCAAGGTGGAACGGCCGGGCACGGGGGACGAGCTGCGCCGCTGGCGGCTGCACGAGGGCTCCGAGACGTCACTCCTCTTTCACACCATCAACCGCAACAAGCGCTCCGTCACGCTCGACCTGCGCACCGACGAGGGCCGCGACACCGTCCGCCGGCTGGTCGCCGAGTGCGACGTGGTGCTCGAGAACTTCCGCCCCGGCACGCTCGAGCGCTGGGGGATCGGGCCGGACGTGCTCGACGAGGCCCGCCCCGGGATCGTGATCGGCCGCATCTCCGCGTTCGGGCAGACCGGCCCGCTCTCGGCCCGTCCCGGGTTCGCGGCGGTGGCGGAGGCGATGGGCGGGTTCCGCGAACTCGTCGGCGACCCCGACCGGCCGCCCGTGCGCGTGGGCGTCTCGATCGGCGATTCGATCGCGGGTCTATACGCGGGCTACGGAGTGATGATGGCGCTGTTCCAACGCGAGACCCGCGGCGCTGCGGGGCTTGGCCCGGCGCCGCTGGCGGAGCGGGTGGTCGATGTGGCGTTGCACGAGGCGATGTTCTCGATGACGGAGTCGCTGATCCCCGACTACCAGGCACACGGGATCGTCCGTGAGCGCGTCGGCGGACGGATGGAGGGCATCGCCCCGACCAACGCCTACACCTGCGCCGACGGGTCGAGCATCGTGATAGCGGGCAACGCGGACGCGATCTTCCAGCGGCTGATGGTGGTGATCGGCCGCAGCGACCTGGGCGAGGATCCCGCGCTCGCCTCGAACGAGCAGCGCTGGCTGCGGCGCGACGAGCTCGACGCGGCGATCGGCGAGTGGACGGCGGGCCGCACCGGCGCCGAGGCGCTCGCGGTCCTCGACGACGAGGGGGTCCCCTCCGGCCCGATCTACACCGCCGCCGACATCAGTGCGAGCGAGCAGTACGCGGCGCGCGGCATGATCCAGCCCTTCGATGTCGAGGACCCCGGCGGCACGCTCCGCGGCGTCGGCTTCCCGGGGATCGTGCCGGTGCTCGGCGGGCGCTCGCTCCCGATCCGCTCGCTCGCGCCGGAGCTGGGGGGCGATACGGAGGAGGTGCTGAGGATGCTGCGGGGCGCCGATCCTGCTTCTCCCTCCGCTGCCGAGGAGGCCGGGCGATGA
- a CDS encoding ATP-binding cassette domain-containing protein, whose amino-acid sequence MARKPSLSWEQQVRLLLREHRRQPVGPAIYRAHGIGRRGAVGPTDLELHHGEIVGFAGLFGSGRTELASLVSGVEKPDSGEVLIDGEPARISDPVSGLRHRIAHSSENRREDGIIGDLSLRENLVLGLQALHGWAHPLSAAEKIGEVSNGPWLTVDTIVEMIAADRDDDDLDDD is encoded by the coding sequence ATGGCGCGGAAGCCGAGCCTGTCGTGGGAACAGCAGGTCCGGCTCCTCCTTCGCGAGCACCGGCGCCAGCCCGTCGGCCCGGCGATCTACCGCGCGCACGGCATCGGCCGCCGCGGCGCCGTGGGCCCGACCGATCTGGAGCTGCACCACGGCGAGATCGTCGGCTTCGCGGGCCTATTCGGCTCGGGCCGCACCGAGCTGGCGTCGCTGGTGAGCGGAGTGGAGAAGCCGGACTCCGGCGAGGTGCTGATCGACGGCGAGCCGGCCCGCATCTCCGACCCGGTCTCGGGACTGCGGCACCGCATCGCGCACTCGAGCGAGAACCGGCGCGAAGACGGGATCATCGGCGATCTCTCCCTCCGCGAGAACCTGGTGCTGGGCCTGCAGGCCCTCCACGGATGGGCGCATCCGCTCTCGGCGGCCGAGAAAATCGGCGAGGTCAGTAACGGCCCCTGGCTCACAGTCGACACCATCGTCGAGATGATCGCGGCCGATCGCGACGACGACGACCTCGACGACGACTGA